Genomic DNA from Flavobacterium sp. N502540:
TAAAGCCTGATTTGGTGAAAACTGTTTTCTATATTTCTGAGTGTTTTAAATTCCATTTTATTGAATGTTTATTGATTACTTATTGACCAGCCTTCCGGCAATGTTGCCTGCGGCCGAACCAGCGCCTGCGCCAGCTATATTTCCGGATTTCATGGCAGTATGGTGGATGTTGCGTGAAAAATTCCCTGCGCCGCCTGCCTGGATAATCCAGCCTGTCACAGTTGGAATGGTAAAATATCCCACTATGCCAATGATCATAAAAATGATGTATACGGTGTTTGAGGTGTCGGGAACGAAAGTGGGATCGGCAAGCATTTCTATGTCCCTTTCAATGATAAGGAACTGGATCCTGGCCAGCATCGAGCTGAACAGGTCCGCTACGGGAAGCCAGAGATAAACGCTGACATACCGTGTAATCCACTGCGTGAGAGTTGACTGGAGTCCGTCCCAGACTGATATGGCAAATGCGATAGGCCCCAGGATGGACAGCACTATGAGAAAGAAAGTACGTATGGTGTCGATCACCAGCGCTGCAGCCTGAAATAGTATTTCGAGCAGGTTGCGAAACCACTCTTTTATTATTTTCTCTATCTGATAGGTCTGCCTGTCCATATACATTCCGGCCATAGTCCCGATGTCCGAAGGCGACCAGCCCAGCTCGTCCAGTTTCTTGTCGAACTCCGCGTCCGATACCATATAGGCGGTCTCGGGATTGCGGATCATCGCTTCATGCTCCAGCAGGTCCTTTTTTGCCTGAAGATCGTTCAGATCCAATACCTGATCTTCCAGAATGCTATGTGTTCCCTGAACTATCGGGCTTAATACGGCATTGATTGTACCCAGCACGATCGTCGGGAAAAACATGATGCAGAGACCCAGTGCAAAAGGGCGCAGAAATGGGTAGACATCAATAGGTTCAGCTCGGCTGAGTGCCTGCCAGACTTTCAAGGCCACAAAAAACAGCGCCCCGAGTCCTGCCAGTCCTTTGGCCACCGCCGCCATATCAGCGGACAGTGGCAGCATCTCATCATACAGCGAGCGAAGGACTTCATGAAGATTATTGAATTCCATATTACCAGTATTTTTGGTTTGGGGTGCCGTAAAGCTCAAGAACTCTTTTGGTGCTGTTCTGCTTTTTAGCGCGCAGGATACTCACCGATATATTCTTATTGGTGTAGTAGCGCACCAGGCTGTGGTATTCTTTTACCTCTTTGTATACACGGTCGATAATGTCCATTCGCTCCTTATCACTGAGTGACAGGCTCGAGGAGGTGACAATCTGTTTGAGTTCTTTCAAAAGCTCGGTACTCTCTCCCAGCAGCGCCGAATATCCCTTGGCAATGGCGGTGAGTTCCCTTGCCGAAAAGTTTGGATCATTAAGCATCCTTCCGAAATTTTGCACATACATTTCCGATACATCACCCACCAAAAGGACGGTCTGCTGTACCTTGCGGGCGTCTTTTACCAGATTGTTAATCGCCTGTAGCTTATCGTAATATTCTTTGCCCTGCTTGTATACCTTTTCGACTTCCTTGAAATTTTTGACCACATTGCTAACTGTAGAGGAAGTCTGTATGATCTCGTTGGCGCTGTTGAGAATCCCCGAGGCAAGATTGGCCGGATCGGTAACCACAAACTGGGCCTTTGCTGATGGCGCCGAGGCAAGCATAATTGCCGCAGAAACCATAAATAGTATTTTTTTCATTGTTATCGATTTTTAAATTGTTATTAATTACTGATTTTCCTGTTCGCGACGCCTACTGGCGATCTGCTTGATGGCAATCTCTACATTGCCGCCAAGTTCAGCGGCAAGCTGCATCACCTCCATTTTTTCTGTTTCTTCTGTCGTGTACGCGAGATATTCCTCAGCGGACACTTCTGTAGCATAGACAGCCGAGTGCGTCCCTCCAAGCCCGATCCATACTTCTTTGTAAAGACGTGATGCATCGTTGTTCATATTAATGGATAACACCTGCGCTTTTTCCTTGTCTGTCAGTCCGAGCATGGCCTGTATTTCATCAAACTTATTCATGTATTTGCGCTGATCAAGAAGTATCTTGCAGTCCGAATTATTGATGATGCTTTCCTTAACAATAGGAGACTGGATAATATCATCTACCTCTTGGGTCACCACAATGGCCTCGCCAAAGAACTTCCGAACAGTCTTAAATAAATATTTTATATAATTTGCCATACCTTCCTTTGCAATAGCTTTCCAGGCCTCTTCAATCAGGATAAGTTTTCGGATGCCCTTAAGCCTTCTCATCTTGTTGATGAACACTTCCATAACGATGATCGTTACGATTGGAAAAAGGATTTTATGCTCCTTGATCGCATCAATCTCAAAGACTATAAAACGTTTGGAAAGCAGATCCAGCTGCTTGTCGGAATTCAGCAGGTAATCATACTCGCCGCCTTTGTAATAAGGCTCCAGTACATTAAGAAAATTGGCAATGTCAAAGTCTTTTTCCCTTACCTGTTTTTCTAATAGCACCCTTCGGTAATCTCCCTGAACATACTCGTAAAAACCATTGAAAGACGGAAAGACGTCATCGCGCTTAATCTTTTCGATATAGCCGCTTACGGCATTAGACAGTGCCACTTCCTCGGAGCGGGTGGGAGGCTCGTCATCACGTTTCCATAATGTTAGTATGAGCGTCTTAATACTTTCTCTTTTTTCAATATCGAAAACCCCGTCATCGGTATAGAAAGGGTTAAAGGCAATGGGATTGTCCTCGGTATAGGTAAAATACACCCCGTCTTTGCCTTTGGTTTTTCCATTGATCAGCCCGCACAATCCCTGATAGGAGTTACCGGTATCAACCAGCAGGACATGGGCGCCTTGTTCATAATACTGCCTCACCATATGATTGGTGAAAAAAGACTTGCCACTTCCCGAGGGACCCAGTATGAACTTGTTGCGGTTGGTAATGATACCGCGTTTCATCGGCAAGTCGGAAATGTCCAGATGGATAGGTTTTCCCGTCAGCCTGTCTGCCATCTTGATACCGAATGGCGATGGGGAATCATGGTAATTGGTTTCTTGGATGAAGAAACACAATGCCGGTTCAATGAAGGTGTAAAAGCTTTCCTCACTTGGAAAATCTCCTGCATTGCCGGGCATACCCGCCCAGTACAGCGCCGCCGTATCAGTAGTATTGTGCCTTGGCTTGCATTCCATAAGGGCCAGTGCGCTCCCGCAGTCGTTCTTCAGCTGTTTGAGTTCGGACAGGTCGTCCGACCATGCCATTATATTGAAGTGTGCGCGGATTGACGACAGTCCAAAGGAATGCGCCTCATTCAAATAGCGTTCTATCCACTCTTTATTGATCTGGTTGGCGCGGCTGTAGCGTGCCAGTGAGTGCATGTTTCGGGCGGACTTTTCAAACTTCTGCAGGTTCTCCTCACTGTTGTCCAAAAACAGGTACTGGTTGTAAATGTGATTGCAGTTCAGCAGTAGTCCCACAGGAGCTGCAAAAGATAAACGGCAGTCGCTGCGGTCTGTGGACAGTTTTTCATATCGCGTATCAGCAGATACCGATGAGGGCAAGTCGTCAGTATCGGAAAGCGTGTGAAGGCACAGCCTATTATTTCCTACGCGTACCTCTTCGCTGCCCAGCACAATATCCTGCATCGAGGTACCTGATTCCTTTGAAAGGGTTAGGTACTGTTCCAACAGTCCCGGTCTGCCTTGCTCACCGATGATGTCTTCTTCGCTCATACGGCTGATTTTGACAAATCCGCAGTCGTTTATAATGCGCTCAAACTGAGCGACGGCTTCCATAAAACGGTGAACTGTTTCTTTATCCCTGATTTCTTTTGGTATTAGTAAACCTTTGCACAGTGAGGAGAAATTGCTCTGCATCCGCATGCGCTCTTTGGTGGTTTTGGTAAGAAACAGATAACAGTAATGGTTCAGGAACGGGCGCTCATTAAAGTGCCGCTGATAAGATCTGGCCAGAAAACTCTGCACATCCTTGTCCATTTCAGGATCATAGTTCTCCCTGATGTACCAATCCTGTTTATGGACAATCGTAAAATCGGGTAGGGTCTTAATAGCCTTATGCCAGGCAGAATGAATCGCTTCATATTCGGCCGAAGCCACCGTGAAGAGTTCAGGCAGACGGACTTCAAAGCAGGCGGTAATATCCGCATCCTTTGAAAGGATGCAGTTATTTTCCACTGCCAGCAGCGGAAATCTGTTTTCCAGTGTTGTGGTCTTGGCTGCGTTTCTCATACGGTGCTGGATTTAGCGGTTGACCTTAAATAACGTCGTATTGGCTTGCGGCATATGATGTAACGGGGATGCTTTTTTTTTGCCCCAATTTTCATCAGTCCGTGTTCCCCGTACTTTCTGTTCAGCGAGAAGGTCTGCCAGACAATCAGCGAGGCGCCGCCTGCGCCCAGAAAAAGACAGATATAGGAACTGGTCCTGGCCATATATAAAATCATGACCAGGATAAGTATTCCAAGCAGCCCTCCTGCGAAGATGAACAGGTACTGTGCCTTGAGTCCCCTGAACTCGACTGTTCTTCCTATGCCTTTGTTGATATTGTAAGTATTCATAGGCAGGGTTAAAGGAAGAAGGAGCGAAGGATGGTAGCCGCGACAATAAGGAAGATACAGGCGCCGAACCAGCTCGCCGCGGTTTTTGAGGTGTCGGGATCTCCGCTGCTGAATTTATTGTACACCTTAACTCCGCCGATCAGACCGACCACAGCTCCAATGGCGTAGATGAGCTGTGTAGCAGGATCAAAATAGGAGGTAACCATTTGGGTGGCTTCCGTGATTCCGGCTGTACCGTTTCCCTGCGCCGATAACTTTAAGGATGACAGTATTATGATTACTGCCGGCAGGAATTTTTTTCTTTGTTTTTGCATAATGAAACACTTTAGATTGTTACTGTATTCCCGCACTACGCGGGTTCTGGCAACAAAAGTGTCATGAAAATCGAATGCTTGCAGTGAACTGGCTGTCTGTGGAATCAGTTGACTAGCTGTGGCGCTATTCTCAGTGTTTTGGCATAAAAAAAACGTCAAACATTTTAAGTCTGACGTATTTTGTTAAACGAGAAAGGGGAGTATTATGCCCTTTCAGACATACTCCCCAATATCAAATTCATTTAAATTAATGTTCCGCAGATAGGAAGAGCTGGAATCCTTTTCAAAAGAAAGGCTCCCGTCCAATAGTTCGGCTATTTTTCGGGAAGCACTTTCTATGGAATTTTCCAGCAGGCTGAATAATTCGGTTCCCTGTATTTTCTGAACTAAAGCTATCGCTGTTTCCTGTTGAGAGGGCTCCAATTTATCTTTTTGAAGCAGCATCCCCACAGAGCTTAGTTCCTCGAAGGTAACCCCTTGGGCAAAACCGTCATCTGCGCCGGATATTCCGTACCTGTTCCATTCTTCCTCTTCCTGTTCAAAATCAGGCATATTACTGAAAAATTCATCCAGCTCTTCCTGCGGAATTTGAACACTTACGTTTTCATTTTCGTCGTATTCAATGTCAAAATTATTGGGATCCACCGCTGTTTCCTCGATTTGGCTTTCATTGGCATTGTTTGGGACTGAAAGGCTTCTCATAGGCCTGGGCTGACCCATAATATCCGGCAGGTTTGGGTTAACTTTTTCCTTTTTAGTCTGCTGTTGCTTTAACCTATTTTTAATGACAATCTTGTCCTGCATAAGAAGGACTATTATTATTAGCAGGCATATCACAATAACTGTTTCCATAATCAAAGAATTGGTTTTTGTTTTTCAATATGCAGCGTCTCTATGTCCTCTCCAAAATCCTGAAAATGCTGCTTCAGTACATTGTACATGTAATCTGAGATTGTGATTTTTCCATCGCCGAGGATAAAAACAATACGTGAAATCTTCCTGTGAAAATCCTCACTGATATATACCGACTTGCCGTTTCTGGCTATAAATTCTGTTGGTTGTAAAAAATTGTCTTTGTATTGCCCACTTTTTACAGGCAGCTTGGTTTTCCTAAATAAATTTTTCATAATCATAATATTTTAAAAAATGGGTTTAAACTTCTCATTAAAATCTTCAGTAATTGCTTTCTCAAATAATTCAAAATGATGTTCGAGAATATTGTCGAGATAGGCATACAGCGGTATCTGATCTTTCCCTATTACCTGTACA
This window encodes:
- the traJ gene encoding conjugative transposon protein TraJ, encoding MEFNNLHEVLRSLYDEMLPLSADMAAVAKGLAGLGALFFVALKVWQALSRAEPIDVYPFLRPFALGLCIMFFPTIVLGTINAVLSPIVQGTHSILEDQVLDLNDLQAKKDLLEHEAMIRNPETAYMVSDAEFDKKLDELGWSPSDIGTMAGMYMDRQTYQIEKIIKEWFRNLLEILFQAAALVIDTIRTFFLIVLSILGPIAFAISVWDGLQSTLTQWITRYVSVYLWLPVADLFSSMLARIQFLIIERDIEMLADPTFVPDTSNTVYIIFMIIGIVGYFTIPTVTGWIIQAGGAGNFSRNIHHTAMKSGNIAGAGAGSAAGNIAGRLVNK
- a CDS encoding DUF4141 domain-containing protein, with translation MKKILFMVSAAIMLASAPSAKAQFVVTDPANLASGILNSANEIIQTSSTVSNVVKNFKEVEKVYKQGKEYYDKLQAINNLVKDARKVQQTVLLVGDVSEMYVQNFGRMLNDPNFSARELTAIAKGYSALLGESTELLKELKQIVTSSSLSLSDKERMDIIDRVYKEVKEYHSLVRYYTNKNISVSILRAKKQNSTKRVLELYGTPNQKYW
- a CDS encoding TraG family conjugative transposon ATPase, encoding MRNAAKTTTLENRFPLLAVENNCILSKDADITACFEVRLPELFTVASAEYEAIHSAWHKAIKTLPDFTIVHKQDWYIRENYDPEMDKDVQSFLARSYQRHFNERPFLNHYCYLFLTKTTKERMRMQSNFSSLCKGLLIPKEIRDKETVHRFMEAVAQFERIINDCGFVKISRMSEEDIIGEQGRPGLLEQYLTLSKESGTSMQDIVLGSEEVRVGNNRLCLHTLSDTDDLPSSVSADTRYEKLSTDRSDCRLSFAAPVGLLLNCNHIYNQYLFLDNSEENLQKFEKSARNMHSLARYSRANQINKEWIERYLNEAHSFGLSSIRAHFNIMAWSDDLSELKQLKNDCGSALALMECKPRHNTTDTAALYWAGMPGNAGDFPSEESFYTFIEPALCFFIQETNYHDSPSPFGIKMADRLTGKPIHLDISDLPMKRGIITNRNKFILGPSGSGKSFFTNHMVRQYYEQGAHVLLVDTGNSYQGLCGLINGKTKGKDGVYFTYTEDNPIAFNPFYTDDGVFDIEKRESIKTLILTLWKRDDEPPTRSEEVALSNAVSGYIEKIKRDDVFPSFNGFYEYVQGDYRRVLLEKQVREKDFDIANFLNVLEPYYKGGEYDYLLNSDKQLDLLSKRFIVFEIDAIKEHKILFPIVTIIVMEVFINKMRRLKGIRKLILIEEAWKAIAKEGMANYIKYLFKTVRKFFGEAIVVTQEVDDIIQSPIVKESIINNSDCKILLDQRKYMNKFDEIQAMLGLTDKEKAQVLSINMNNDASRLYKEVWIGLGGTHSAVYATEVSAEEYLAYTTEETEKMEVMQLAAELGGNVEIAIKQIASRRREQENQ
- a CDS encoding DUF4133 domain-containing protein, with amino-acid sequence MNTYNINKGIGRTVEFRGLKAQYLFIFAGGLLGILILVMILYMARTSSYICLFLGAGGASLIVWQTFSLNRKYGEHGLMKIGAKKKHPRYIICRKPIRRYLRSTAKSSTV
- a CDS encoding DUF4134 domain-containing protein; the encoded protein is MQKQRKKFLPAVIIILSSLKLSAQGNGTAGITEATQMVTSYFDPATQLIYAIGAVVGLIGGVKVYNKFSSGDPDTSKTAASWFGACIFLIVAATILRSFFL
- a CDS encoding conjugal transfer protein TraD, translated to METVIVICLLIIIVLLMQDKIVIKNRLKQQQTKKEKVNPNLPDIMGQPRPMRSLSVPNNANESQIEETAVDPNNFDIEYDENENVSVQIPQEELDEFFSNMPDFEQEEEEWNRYGISGADDGFAQGVTFEELSSVGMLLQKDKLEPSQQETAIALVQKIQGTELFSLLENSIESASRKIAELLDGSLSFEKDSSSSYLRNINLNEFDIGEYV
- a CDS encoding DUF3408 domain-containing protein, with the translated sequence MKNLFRKTKLPVKSGQYKDNFLQPTEFIARNGKSVYISEDFHRKISRIVFILGDGKITISDYMYNVLKQHFQDFGEDIETLHIEKQKPIL